The following coding sequences lie in one Myxococcus xanthus genomic window:
- a CDS encoding HEAT repeat domain-containing protein, producing the protein MSHLDDGEERSTEALIQASLEGDEDDERAWAAIRALHRRGTRDVLDAAIQLLGARSAKARERGAAILGQLGGGTPAFPAECGEALLDQLRREREPAVLLAVGVALGHLREPRALSELIHLASHPIAEARYGAVHGLAVLEAPEAVDALIRLSADEDRDVRDWATFGLASLREDVDTPQLRDALAARLGEEDAEIFGEALVGLAARKDPRAVEPVRAALSGSQVMVYALEAAASSGDPSFYPLLLAIRASQAPADSYFLSVLDDVISQFEQRVLA; encoded by the coding sequence ATGAGTCATCTCGACGATGGCGAAGAGAGAAGCACCGAAGCGCTCATCCAAGCTTCACTTGAGGGTGACGAGGACGATGAGCGCGCCTGGGCCGCTATCAGGGCGCTGCACCGACGGGGGACGCGCGACGTGCTGGATGCTGCCATCCAACTTCTCGGTGCTCGCTCTGCGAAGGCACGGGAGCGCGGCGCAGCCATCTTGGGTCAGCTTGGAGGTGGAACCCCCGCCTTTCCGGCGGAGTGCGGCGAGGCGCTGCTGGACCAGCTCCGGCGGGAGAGGGAGCCCGCTGTCCTCCTCGCTGTCGGTGTTGCGCTGGGGCATCTGAGGGAGCCTCGTGCCCTTTCTGAACTCATCCATCTGGCGAGTCATCCAATTGCCGAGGCGCGCTATGGCGCGGTGCACGGACTGGCTGTCTTGGAGGCGCCGGAAGCTGTTGATGCACTCATTCGGCTTTCGGCCGATGAGGACCGCGACGTTCGGGACTGGGCGACCTTTGGTCTGGCCTCCCTTCGGGAGGATGTCGACACACCGCAGTTGCGTGATGCACTTGCAGCGCGTCTCGGCGAAGAGGACGCGGAGATTTTCGGGGAGGCACTGGTGGGCTTGGCGGCCCGCAAGGACCCTCGCGCAGTCGAGCCCGTGCGTGCGGCGCTTTCTGGCTCTCAAGTGATGGTGTACGCGCTTGAGGCCGCTGCGTCTTCGGGCGACCCGAGCTTCTATCCATTGCTCCTCGCCATCCGTGCTTCACAGGCTCCTGCGGATAGCTACTTTCTGAGCGTCCTGGATGACGTCATCTCCCAGTTCGAGCAGAGAGTGCTGGCCTGA
- a CDS encoding lanthionine synthetase LanC family protein codes for MRGGDGPAFMCGWCNGAPGIGLARLGTLPLLDDARVREEIQAAVNVTRTTGFGYKHGLCHGDLGNVLFLLEAARVLRDDALLRHTYRLAGGILQDINEHGDRHGLPESIETPGLMVGLAGIAYGLARLAAPERVPDILAVAPPMG; via the coding sequence GTGCGCGGCGGTGACGGGCCGGCCTTCATGTGTGGCTGGTGCAATGGCGCACCCGGTATCGGACTGGCACGGCTCGGCACCCTGCCGCTCCTCGATGACGCCCGTGTCCGCGAGGAGATTCAGGCCGCGGTGAACGTCACGCGCACCACTGGCTTTGGCTACAAGCACGGCCTGTGTCACGGCGACCTGGGCAACGTCCTCTTCCTGTTGGAAGCGGCGCGCGTCCTGCGCGACGACGCACTCCTGCGGCACACATACCGGCTTGCGGGCGGCATCCTCCAGGACATCAACGAGCACGGCGATCGGCACGGGCTGCCCGAAAGCATTGAGACACCGGGCCTGATGGTCGGGCTCGCGGGCATTGCCTATGGCCTGGCCCGCCTCGCGGCACCGGAGCGGGTGCCAGACATTCTCGCGGTGGCGCCCCCCATGGGGTGA
- a CDS encoding mersacidin/lichenicidin family type 2 lantibiotic: MSDNNKSHILRAWRDPDHYDSLSDAERAALPDSPASVLELDDATLAFITGGDGASTCPNTPPRQHQDLSRDGLRENRLLHLSGDPR; this comes from the coding sequence ATGAGCGACAACAACAAGAGCCACATCCTCCGCGCCTGGCGTGACCCGGACCACTACGACAGCCTCTCCGACGCGGAGCGTGCCGCGCTGCCCGACAGCCCCGCCTCCGTCCTGGAACTGGACGACGCGACCCTGGCCTTCATCACGGGCGGGGACGGCGCGTCCACCTGCCCCAACACGCCCCCCCGTCAACACCAAGACTTGTCTCGGGACGGTCTGCGGGAGAATCGCCTGCTGCATCTGAGCGGCGACCCGCGATGA
- a CDS encoding SDR family oxidoreductase translates to MTTTRRDLLKFGSLAAASAALPGWAKPSKAIKRAAKPLNILILGGTGFTGPFQVNYALARGHKVTLFNRGKRPSPEWPSAVEQLFGDRNTGDLKSLQGRKWDVCIDNPTSLPFWVRDAGKVLKGNVGHYLFISTISVYADGSKQGITEDAPLAVYAGKDAMAETQDSLKADIEHLYGPLKALSEAEARKQFGKRVTIVRPGYIVGPRDETDRFTYWPHRVAQGGEMLVPGDGSDPVQIIDGRDLGEWMIRLAEAGTLGTFNAVGPAKPLSTTAMLKGCERVTGKKPTYTHVSPEFLEEKKVELPIWVPSKSGPYAGYGAVSNARAMAAGLTYRPFDTTVTDLLAWFRSQPAERQATLRAGITREQEAALLKEWHAKL, encoded by the coding sequence ATGACCACCACCCGTCGTGACCTGCTCAAGTTCGGTTCGCTCGCCGCTGCCTCCGCAGCCCTGCCGGGTTGGGCAAAGCCGTCCAAGGCCATCAAACGCGCGGCGAAACCGCTGAACATCCTGATCCTCGGCGGCACCGGTTTCACCGGACCGTTCCAGGTCAACTACGCACTGGCGCGCGGGCACAAGGTGACGCTGTTCAACCGCGGCAAGCGCCCGTCACCGGAATGGCCGAGCGCGGTCGAGCAGCTGTTCGGAGACCGCAATACCGGCGACCTCAAGTCGCTGCAAGGTCGCAAGTGGGATGTGTGCATCGACAACCCCACCAGCCTGCCGTTCTGGGTGCGCGATGCCGGCAAGGTGCTCAAGGGCAACGTCGGGCATTACCTCTTCATCTCGACGATTTCCGTCTATGCCGACGGCAGTAAGCAGGGCATCACCGAGGACGCGCCGCTGGCGGTGTATGCGGGCAAGGACGCGATGGCCGAAACGCAGGACTCACTGAAAGCGGACATCGAGCACCTGTACGGTCCGCTCAAGGCGTTGAGCGAGGCCGAAGCGCGCAAGCAGTTCGGCAAGCGCGTCACCATCGTCCGGCCTGGCTACATCGTCGGCCCGCGCGACGAAACCGATCGCTTCACTTACTGGCCGCACCGCGTGGCGCAGGGCGGCGAGATGCTCGTGCCCGGCGATGGCTCCGACCCGGTGCAGATCATCGACGGCCGCGACCTGGGCGAGTGGATGATCCGCCTTGCGGAAGCGGGCACGCTTGGCACGTTCAATGCTGTTGGCCCGGCGAAACCGCTGAGCACCACGGCCATGCTGAAAGGCTGCGAGCGGGTCACCGGCAAGAAGCCGACGTACACGCATGTGTCGCCGGAATTCCTTGAGGAGAAGAAGGTCGAGCTGCCGATCTGGGTGCCGTCAAAGAGCGGGCCCTATGCGGGCTACGGGGCGGTCAGCAATGCCCGGGCGATGGCGGCCGGGCTCACTTACCGCCCCTTCGACACCACGGTGACCGATCTGCTTGCGTGGTTCCGCAGCCAGCCGGCCGAGCGCCAGGCGACGCTGCGTGCCGGCATCACGCGGGAGCAGGAAGCGGCGCTGCTGAAGGAGTGGCACGCCAAGCTCTGA
- a CDS encoding RCC1 domain-containing protein, whose amino-acid sequence MQVPGVTGAIAVAAGGYHSLALLSDNTLRAWGKNEDRQLGDGTNTDRHTAVQVSGLTGVTSVFASGGHSLVLRNDQAVWVFGSDMFGQLRDGNTPSGHGPVQVSLP is encoded by the coding sequence GTGCAGGTGCCCGGGGTCACGGGTGCCATCGCCGTGGCCGCGGGTGGCTACCATTCGCTGGCCCTGCTGAGCGACAACACCCTCCGGGCCTGGGGTAAGAACGAAGATCGCCAGCTCGGCGATGGGACGAATACCGACCGCCATACCGCCGTGCAGGTCTCCGGGCTGACCGGGGTCACGTCCGTCTTCGCGAGCGGTGGCCATTCACTCGTCCTGCGTAACGACCAGGCGGTGTGGGTCTTTGGCTCCGATATGTTCGGCCAGCTCAGAGATGGGAACACGCCGTCCGGCCACGGTCCCGTCCAGGTCTCCCTGCCGTGA
- a CDS encoding ferredoxin--NADP reductase: MATGFTTERVLSVQHWSDRLFSIVCTRDSGFRFQNGQFVMMGLEVEGRPLMRAYSMASANYDDTLEFYSIKLQDGPLTSRLQKVAPGDQVLVGTKAVGTLTVANLRPGRHLWMLATGTGLAPFLSMVKDPETWERFERVTVVHGCRHVSDLSYSKFFEELLPNDPYLGELVREKLTYFPTVTREPFRNQGRITDLLRAKPLSPEYDRVVICGSHEMIKETATILEDFGFQEGDSHERGDFLIEKAFVSR, encoded by the coding sequence ATGGCCACTGGTTTCACGACCGAGCGTGTACTCTCGGTGCAACACTGGTCTGACCGTCTCTTCTCCATCGTCTGCACGCGCGACAGCGGCTTCCGATTCCAGAACGGTCAGTTCGTGATGATGGGTCTCGAGGTCGAAGGTCGCCCGCTCATGCGCGCGTACTCGATGGCGAGCGCGAACTACGACGACACGCTCGAGTTCTACTCCATCAAGCTCCAAGACGGCCCGCTCACCTCGCGACTGCAAAAGGTCGCTCCGGGCGATCAAGTGCTCGTGGGCACGAAGGCGGTGGGCACGCTCACCGTCGCGAACCTCAGGCCGGGCCGTCACCTGTGGATGCTCGCCACCGGCACCGGCCTCGCGCCGTTCCTGAGCATGGTGAAAGACCCCGAGACCTGGGAGCGCTTCGAGCGCGTCACGGTGGTGCACGGCTGTCGCCACGTGAGCGACCTCTCGTACTCGAAGTTCTTCGAAGAGCTGCTGCCGAACGACCCGTACCTGGGTGAACTCGTGCGCGAGAAGCTGACGTACTTTCCGACGGTCACGCGCGAGCCGTTCCGTAATCAGGGCCGTATCACCGACCTGCTTCGGGCGAAGCCGCTCTCACCCGAGTACGATCGCGTCGTCATCTGCGGCAGCCACGAGATGATCAAGGAGACGGCGACCATTCTCGAAGACTTCGGCTTTCAGGAAGGCGACTCACACGAGCGCGGCGACTTCCTCATCGAGAAGGCCTTCGTCAGTCGTTGA
- a CDS encoding MXAN_5453 family MXYO-CTERM-anchored protein yields the protein MLGAFLLAGAASAELPDYTFQLQARTNLAVNIEEGSYNVELGSLVPGSFHMPITADRQVGFQLSITREGRPGIWYGQNGEGGRIYLLPEGLGPDARISEVSLNSHRQMVFSVTGTNDASKNGIYVLNAATPDEPVQIVRSPLGSSNWSSLVINEAGQMAARVTLSTGYAYALYTPNATGGFDSKILAAEKYVDPGYPYTFLYSPGANDLGQIAAAVDLQAPGSAWYQELRIFNPDGTSQVIADTRGHNPASNIFRFASVQPAINNLGQVAIQATLLDGPGRQTISILLWDGNELKVVAQNGMDVPGEPGEAIGSVEAFPPDINDRGHVVFRATRKSDGFRAVWVGDGVNLKRVVTEHDILPSDKGDARVDQETASNPVFAGMPSINRHSDISFGVGLAPPETDQVEWGTALYIAQSSLWTPDAPDAGTDPEPDAGTEPDAGTEPDAGTEPDAGTEPDAGTEPDAGTTPPDAGSGTPDPQPNPESDSGCGCQSTSAAGLWPFALAGLAGLTRRRSLKRREQASRD from the coding sequence ATGCTGGGTGCGTTCCTGCTGGCGGGAGCAGCCTCGGCCGAGCTACCGGACTACACGTTCCAGTTGCAAGCGCGCACCAACCTGGCCGTCAACATCGAGGAGGGCTCCTACAACGTCGAATTGGGCAGCCTCGTCCCCGGCAGCTTCCACATGCCCATCACCGCGGACCGGCAGGTGGGCTTCCAGCTCTCCATCACGCGGGAGGGACGTCCGGGCATCTGGTACGGCCAGAACGGCGAGGGCGGCCGCATCTACCTGCTCCCTGAGGGCCTGGGGCCGGATGCACGCATCAGCGAGGTCAGCCTCAACTCGCACCGGCAGATGGTCTTCTCCGTCACCGGAACGAATGACGCGTCGAAGAACGGCATCTACGTGCTGAACGCGGCCACACCAGACGAGCCGGTGCAGATCGTCCGCTCGCCGCTGGGTAGCTCCAATTGGTCCAGCCTGGTCATCAACGAGGCGGGTCAGATGGCCGCCCGCGTCACGCTGAGCACGGGCTACGCCTACGCGCTGTACACGCCCAATGCGACGGGTGGCTTCGACTCGAAGATTCTCGCGGCGGAGAAGTACGTCGACCCGGGCTACCCCTACACGTTCCTCTACTCCCCCGGCGCGAACGACCTGGGGCAGATCGCCGCGGCGGTGGACCTGCAAGCGCCCGGCTCCGCCTGGTACCAGGAGCTGCGCATCTTCAACCCGGATGGGACGTCGCAGGTCATCGCGGACACGCGCGGGCACAACCCGGCCTCCAACATCTTCCGCTTCGCCTCCGTGCAGCCCGCCATCAACAACCTGGGCCAGGTGGCCATCCAAGCCACGCTGCTGGATGGGCCTGGGCGGCAGACCATCTCCATCCTCCTGTGGGATGGCAACGAGCTGAAGGTGGTCGCGCAGAACGGAATGGACGTGCCGGGCGAGCCCGGCGAAGCCATCGGGTCGGTGGAGGCATTCCCTCCCGACATCAACGACCGCGGACACGTGGTCTTCCGGGCCACGCGCAAGTCGGACGGGTTCCGCGCGGTGTGGGTGGGTGACGGCGTGAACTTGAAGCGCGTGGTCACCGAGCACGACATCCTCCCCTCGGACAAGGGTGACGCCCGGGTGGACCAGGAGACCGCCTCCAACCCGGTGTTCGCCGGCATGCCGAGCATCAACCGCCACAGCGACATCAGCTTCGGCGTGGGCCTGGCCCCGCCGGAGACGGACCAGGTGGAATGGGGCACCGCCCTCTACATCGCCCAGTCCTCGCTCTGGACGCCGGACGCCCCGGACGCGGGCACCGACCCCGAGCCCGACGCGGGCACCGAGCCCGACGCGGGCACCGAGCCCGACGCGGGTACCGAGCCCGACGCGGGCACCGAGCCGGACGCGGGCACCGAGCCCGATGCGGGCACCACCCCGCCGGACGCGGGCTCGGGCACCCCCGACCCGCAGCCCAACCCGGAGTCGGACAGCGGCTGCGGCTGCCAGTCCACCTCGGCCGCCGGCCTCTGGCCCTTCGCGCTCGCGGGCCTCGCGGGCCTGACGCGCCGCCGCTCGCTGAAGCGCCGCGAGCAGGCCTCGCGCGACTGA